A stretch of the Medicago truncatula cultivar Jemalong A17 chromosome 5, MtrunA17r5.0-ANR, whole genome shotgun sequence genome encodes the following:
- the LOC11438993 gene encoding probable sodium/metabolite cotransporter BASS5, chloroplastic isoform X1, whose translation MFVEIKNMNSISSSSSSSYSSSTKVMNKPLSQSSLFSLRYYNCNCNCNNISSSSIPFHSNFPPNNIRLAVVSSSRLPLKCASSSTNFSDPTPNHSSHPTKPVKQSFLSILDILKNSNSLLPPAIVSSTLLALIFPPSLTWFTTRYFAPALGFLMFAVGVNSSEKDFIEAFNRPAEIATGYFGQFVVKPLLGYLFYIIAVTVFGLPTGIGAGMVLVACVSGAQLSNYATFLTDPEMAPLSIVMTSLSTASAVFVTPLLLLLLIGKRLPIDVKGMVFSITQIVVVPIAVGLLLNRFFPPICNAIRPFLPPLSVLTAAICAGAPLALNVECIKSPLGISILLLVVAFHLSAFIAGYMLSGSVFRDSPDVKPLQRTISFETGMQSSLLALALANKFFEDPVVGMPPAISTAIMSLMGFGLVLIWNKSGKHETKQST comes from the exons ATGTTTgttgaaataaaaaacatgaactcaatttcttcttcttcttcttcttcttattcatcATCAACCAAAGTGATGAATAAGCCACTTTCCCAATCATCACTTTTCAGTCTCCGATACTACAACTGCAACTGCAACTGCAACAACATCTCTTCATCTTCAATTCCTTTTCATTCAAACTTCCCACCTAATAATA TTCGGTTGGCGGTGGTTTCGAGCTCCAGACTTCCTCTGAAATGTGCTTCTTCATCCACTAACTTCTCCGATCCCACACCGAATCACTCTTCTCACCCCACCAAG CCGGTGAAGCAAAGTTTTCTATCTATATTAGACATCCTGAAGAACTCAAATTCACTTTTGCCTCCTGCTATCGTTTCCAGTACACTGCTAGCTCTAATCTTCCCACCTTCTTTAACGTGGTTTACTACAAG ATACTTTGCACCTGCATTAGGGTTTTTGATGTTCGCAGTTGGGGTCAATTCAAGTGAAAAGGACTTCATTGAGGCATTTAATAGGCCGGCAGAAATTGCCACCGGTTATTTTGGCCAGTTTGTTGTGAAGCCTCTTCTTGGATATCTGTTTTATATTATTGCAGTAACTGTTTTTGGTCTACCAACAGGAATAG GTGCAGGGATGGTATTGGTGGCTTGTGTTAGTGGAGCTCAGCTCTCAAATTATGCTACTTTTCTAACTGACCCAGAAATGGCACCGTTAAGCATAGTAATGACATCACTGTCAACTGCTTCTGCTGTTTTTGTCACACCACTCTTATTACTGTTGCTCATTGGGAAGAGACTGCCTATAGATGTAAAAGGAATGGTGTTTAGCATCACACAGATTGTGGTGGTACCTATCGCTGTTGGCCTGCTTCTAAATCG ctTCTTTCCTCCTATTTGCAATGCTATTCGACCATTTTTGCCTCCACTCTCTGTGTTGACGGCAGCTATCTGTGCTGGAGCACCACTTGCTCTTAATGTTGAGTGTATTAAATCTCCCCTTGGAATTTCTATTTTGTTGCTTGTTGTTGCCTTTCATTTGTCAGCTTTTATAGCTGGCTATATGCTAAGTGGATCTGTCTTCCGCGATTCTCCTGATGTAAAGCCACTACAACGAACAATTTCCTTTGAGACAG GAATGCAAAGTAGCCTCCTTGCCCTGGCTCTTGCTAATAAGTTCTTTGAAGATCCAGTTGTGGGTATGCCTCCTGCAATTTCG ACTGCAATTATGTCTTTGATGGGATTTGGTCTTGTTTTGATATGGAACAAAAGTGGAAAGCATGAGACAAAACAGAGCACCTGA
- the LOC11438993 gene encoding probable sodium/metabolite cotransporter BASS6, chloroplastic isoform X2, with protein MFAVGVNSSEKDFIEAFNRPAEIATGYFGQFVVKPLLGYLFYIIAVTVFGLPTGIGAGMVLVACVSGAQLSNYATFLTDPEMAPLSIVMTSLSTASAVFVTPLLLLLLIGKRLPIDVKGMVFSITQIVVVPIAVGLLLNRFFPPICNAIRPFLPPLSVLTAAICAGAPLALNVECIKSPLGISILLLVVAFHLSAFIAGYMLSGSVFRDSPDVKPLQRTISFETGMQSSLLALALANKFFEDPVVGMPPAISTAIMSLMGFGLVLIWNKSGKHETKQST; from the exons ATGTTCGCAGTTGGGGTCAATTCAAGTGAAAAGGACTTCATTGAGGCATTTAATAGGCCGGCAGAAATTGCCACCGGTTATTTTGGCCAGTTTGTTGTGAAGCCTCTTCTTGGATATCTGTTTTATATTATTGCAGTAACTGTTTTTGGTCTACCAACAGGAATAG GTGCAGGGATGGTATTGGTGGCTTGTGTTAGTGGAGCTCAGCTCTCAAATTATGCTACTTTTCTAACTGACCCAGAAATGGCACCGTTAAGCATAGTAATGACATCACTGTCAACTGCTTCTGCTGTTTTTGTCACACCACTCTTATTACTGTTGCTCATTGGGAAGAGACTGCCTATAGATGTAAAAGGAATGGTGTTTAGCATCACACAGATTGTGGTGGTACCTATCGCTGTTGGCCTGCTTCTAAATCG ctTCTTTCCTCCTATTTGCAATGCTATTCGACCATTTTTGCCTCCACTCTCTGTGTTGACGGCAGCTATCTGTGCTGGAGCACCACTTGCTCTTAATGTTGAGTGTATTAAATCTCCCCTTGGAATTTCTATTTTGTTGCTTGTTGTTGCCTTTCATTTGTCAGCTTTTATAGCTGGCTATATGCTAAGTGGATCTGTCTTCCGCGATTCTCCTGATGTAAAGCCACTACAACGAACAATTTCCTTTGAGACAG GAATGCAAAGTAGCCTCCTTGCCCTGGCTCTTGCTAATAAGTTCTTTGAAGATCCAGTTGTGGGTATGCCTCCTGCAATTTCG ACTGCAATTATGTCTTTGATGGGATTTGGTCTTGTTTTGATATGGAACAAAAGTGGAAAGCATGAGACAAAACAGAGCACCTGA
- the LOC11438994 gene encoding probable sodium/metabolite cotransporter BASS5, chloroplastic isoform X1: MQFLTLVRWNINSATKQNMYSISCRVNQLHNVSCSHLSLFHVRRPPIYVPCSTNLSSIFSIPSGSHFLRKYRSSKFLLKCASLNSSGSLTPDPIPQIMNQKPMSILEILKQANSILPYVVLASTLVALVFPPSFTWFTSRYYAPALGYLMFAVGVNSSEKDFLEAFNRPAELVTAYVGQFVVKPLLGYLLCIISVNLFGLPSAIGAGIVLLACVSGAQLSSYATFLSDPQMAPLSIVMTSLSTISAVFVTPLLLLFFIGKRLPIDVKGMVFSITQIVLVPITFGLLLNRFYPNICNAIRPFLPPLSVLVAALSAGAPLALNIKSVKSPFGFSILLLAVAFHLSSFVSGYILSGFIFRDSPDVKPLQRTISFETGMQSSLLALALANKFFEDPVVVSAYVFDGIFSCSDLVENKEQEKTWQLKKLVHLM, from the exons ATGCAGTTCCTCACTCTGGTCAGGTGGAATATAAACTCtgctacaaaacaaaacatgtatTCAATTTCATGCAGAGTGAATCAGTTGCATAACGTTAGTTGCTCGCATCTTTCACTCTTTCATGTTCGAAGACCTCCAATCTATGTACCATGCTCGACCAACCTTTCTTCTATATTCTCAATTCCTTCGGGTTCACACTTCCTAAGAA AGTACAGGAGCTCCAAGTTTCTTCTCAAATGCGCGTCGCTAAACTCTTCAGGTTCCCTGACACCTGATCCAATCCCACAG ATAATGAATCAAAAACCAATGTCTATTTTGGAGATTCTAAAGCAAGCAAATTCAATTCTACCTTATGTAGTCCTTGCTAGCACACTGGTAGCACTAGTCTTCCCACCTTCTTTTACGTGGTTTACCAGCAG ATACTATGCTCCTGCACTAGGATATTTGATGTTTGCAGTTGGAGTTAATTCAAGTGAAAAGGACTTCCTTGAGGCATTTAACAGGCCAGCAGAACTTGTCACTGCTTATGTTGGTCAGTTTGTGGTGAAGCCTCTTCTTGGATATCTTCTTTGCATAATATCAGTAAATTTATTTGGTCTACCATCAGCGATAG GCGCAGGAATTGTATTGCTGGCTTGTGTTAGTGGAGCACAACTCTCAAGTTACGCTACTTTTCTATCAGATCCACAAATGGCACCATTAAGCATAGTTATGACATCGTTATCCACTATTTCTGCGGTTTTTGTCACGCCActcttattattgttttttatcgGGAAGAGACTTCCTATTGATGTAAAAGGAATGGTGTTTAGTATTACTCAAATTGTGCTTGTTCCTATTACATTTGGTCTACTTTTAAATCG ATTCTACCCTAATATTTGTAATGCTATTCGGCCGTTTTTGCCTCCACTATCAGTATTGGTTGCAGCTCTCTCTGCAGGAGCACCACTCGCTCTTAACATCAAATCCGTTAAATCCCCCTTTGGGTTTTCTATCCTTTTGCTTGCTGTTGCTTTTCATTTGTCATCTTTCGTTTCTGGTTATATTCTTAGTGGATTCATCTTCCGTGACTCACCTGATGTGAAGCCACTGCAGAGAACAATTTCCTTTGAGACAG GAATGCAAAGTAGTCTCCTTGCCTTGGCTCTAGCAAATAAATTCTTTGAAGATCCCGTTGTCG TCTCCGCTTATGTCTTTGATGGGATTTTCTCTTGTTCTGATTTGGTCGAAAATAAAGAGCAAGAAAAAACATGGCAGCTGAAGAAACTGGTTCATCTTATGTAG
- the LOC11438994 gene encoding probable sodium/metabolite cotransporter BASS5, chloroplastic isoform X2 has translation MQFLTLVRWNINSATKQNMYSISCRVNQLHNVSCSHLSLFHVRRPPIYVPCSTNLSSIFSIPSGSHFLRKYRSSKFLLKCASLNSSGSLTPDPIPQIMNQKPMSILEILKQANSILPYVVLASTLVALVFPPSFTWFTSRYYAPALGYLMFAVGVNSSEKDFLEAFNRPAELVTAYVGQFVVKPLLGYLLCIISVNLFGLPSAIGAGIVLLACVSGAQLSSYATFLSDPQMAPLSIVMTSLSTISAVFVTPLLLLFFIGKRLPIDVKGMVFSITQIVLVPITFGLLLNRFYPNICNAIRPFLPPLSVLVAALSAGAPLALNIKSVKSPFGFSILLLAVAFHLSSFVSGYILSGFIFRDSPDVKPLQRTISFETGMQSSLLALALANKFFEDPVVGMPSAISSPLMSLMGFSLVLIWIIAMALVWQYGEKSGYEAWKGLSWGMVPLLGGAFCACTWHFFYNSDSLEVLVALQAALTVIGNFTMCIAAYRIYKSSRESSENI, from the exons ATGCAGTTCCTCACTCTGGTCAGGTGGAATATAAACTCtgctacaaaacaaaacatgtatTCAATTTCATGCAGAGTGAATCAGTTGCATAACGTTAGTTGCTCGCATCTTTCACTCTTTCATGTTCGAAGACCTCCAATCTATGTACCATGCTCGACCAACCTTTCTTCTATATTCTCAATTCCTTCGGGTTCACACTTCCTAAGAA AGTACAGGAGCTCCAAGTTTCTTCTCAAATGCGCGTCGCTAAACTCTTCAGGTTCCCTGACACCTGATCCAATCCCACAG ATAATGAATCAAAAACCAATGTCTATTTTGGAGATTCTAAAGCAAGCAAATTCAATTCTACCTTATGTAGTCCTTGCTAGCACACTGGTAGCACTAGTCTTCCCACCTTCTTTTACGTGGTTTACCAGCAG ATACTATGCTCCTGCACTAGGATATTTGATGTTTGCAGTTGGAGTTAATTCAAGTGAAAAGGACTTCCTTGAGGCATTTAACAGGCCAGCAGAACTTGTCACTGCTTATGTTGGTCAGTTTGTGGTGAAGCCTCTTCTTGGATATCTTCTTTGCATAATATCAGTAAATTTATTTGGTCTACCATCAGCGATAG GCGCAGGAATTGTATTGCTGGCTTGTGTTAGTGGAGCACAACTCTCAAGTTACGCTACTTTTCTATCAGATCCACAAATGGCACCATTAAGCATAGTTATGACATCGTTATCCACTATTTCTGCGGTTTTTGTCACGCCActcttattattgttttttatcgGGAAGAGACTTCCTATTGATGTAAAAGGAATGGTGTTTAGTATTACTCAAATTGTGCTTGTTCCTATTACATTTGGTCTACTTTTAAATCG ATTCTACCCTAATATTTGTAATGCTATTCGGCCGTTTTTGCCTCCACTATCAGTATTGGTTGCAGCTCTCTCTGCAGGAGCACCACTCGCTCTTAACATCAAATCCGTTAAATCCCCCTTTGGGTTTTCTATCCTTTTGCTTGCTGTTGCTTTTCATTTGTCATCTTTCGTTTCTGGTTATATTCTTAGTGGATTCATCTTCCGTGACTCACCTGATGTGAAGCCACTGCAGAGAACAATTTCCTTTGAGACAG GAATGCAAAGTAGTCTCCTTGCCTTGGCTCTAGCAAATAAATTCTTTGAAGATCCCGTTGTCGGTATGCCTTCTGCAATTTCT TCTCCGCTTATGTCTTTGATGGGATTTTCTCTTGTTCTGATTTG gattatTGCTATGGCTTTGGTGTGGCAATATGGAGAGAAATCTGGGTATGAAGCTTGGAAGGGTCTTTCTTGGGGGATG GTACCTCTACTTGGTGGAGCATTTTGTGCATGCACATGGCATTTCTTTTATAACTCTGACTCCCTTGAG